From Streptomyces sp. NBC_00690, a single genomic window includes:
- a CDS encoding DUF3039 domain-containing protein, which translates to MSTLEPDRGTGTGTLVEPTPQVSHGDGDHERFAHYVQKDKIMASALDGTPVVALCGKVWVPGRDPKKYPVCPMCKEIYESMGPGGDKGGKGGKDS; encoded by the coding sequence ATGAGCACTCTTGAGCCCGATCGCGGGACTGGGACGGGAACCCTCGTAGAGCCGACGCCACAGGTGTCGCATGGCGACGGCGATCACGAGCGCTTCGCCCATTACGTCCAGAAGGACAAGATCATGGCGAGTGCCCTCGACGGCACTCCCGTGGTGGCACTGTGCGGCAAGGTCTGGGTGCCGGGGCGCGACCCCAAGAAGTACCCGGTCTGTCCCATGTGCAAGGAGATCTACGAGTCGATGGGTCCCGGCGGGGACAAGGGCGGCAAGGGCGGCAAGGACTCCTGA
- the murA gene encoding UDP-N-acetylglucosamine 1-carboxyvinyltransferase, which yields MTGTDDVLLVHGGTPLEGEIRVRGAKNLVPKAMVAALLGSEPSRLRNVPDIRDVRVVRGLLQLHGVTVRPGDEPGELVLDPTYVESANVADIDAHAGSSRIPILFCGPLLHRLGHAFIPGLGGCDIGGRPIDFHFDVLRQFGAKIEKRADGQYLEAPQRLRGCKIRLPYPSVGSTEQVLLTAVLAEGVTELSNAAVEPEIEDLICVLQKMGAIISVDTDRTIRITGVDRLGGYAHRALPDRLEAASWASAALATEGNIYVRGAQQRSMMTFLNTFRRVGGAFEIDDEGIRFWHPGGSLNAIALETDVHPGFQTDWQQPLVVALTQASGLSIVHETVYESRLGFTSALNQMGAHIQLYRECLGGSDCRFGQRNFLHSAVVSGPTKLQGADLVIPDLRGGFSYLIAALAAQGTSRVHGIDLINRGYENFMAKLMELGAKVELPGRGLA from the coding sequence ATGACCGGCACAGACGATGTACTGCTTGTCCACGGCGGAACCCCGCTAGAGGGCGAGATCCGCGTCCGCGGCGCCAAGAACCTGGTGCCGAAGGCTATGGTCGCCGCCCTCCTCGGCAGCGAGCCGAGCAGACTGCGCAATGTGCCAGACATCCGCGATGTGCGGGTGGTGCGCGGACTGCTCCAACTGCACGGCGTGACCGTTCGCCCCGGTGATGAACCGGGCGAACTGGTGCTTGACCCGACGTACGTCGAAAGCGCCAATGTCGCCGACATCGACGCCCACGCCGGTTCATCGCGCATCCCGATCCTGTTCTGCGGCCCGCTGCTGCACCGACTGGGCCACGCCTTCATCCCGGGACTCGGCGGCTGCGACATCGGCGGCCGGCCGATCGACTTCCACTTCGACGTGCTGCGACAGTTCGGCGCGAAGATCGAGAAGCGGGCGGACGGCCAGTACCTGGAAGCACCGCAGCGGCTGCGCGGCTGCAAGATCCGGCTTCCGTACCCCTCGGTCGGCTCGACCGAGCAGGTGCTGCTCACGGCCGTCCTCGCCGAGGGCGTCACGGAGTTGTCGAACGCCGCGGTGGAGCCGGAGATCGAGGATCTGATCTGCGTGCTCCAGAAGATGGGCGCGATCATCTCGGTGGACACCGATCGGACGATCCGGATCACCGGTGTCGACCGGCTCGGCGGCTACGCCCACCGGGCGCTCCCGGACCGGCTGGAGGCCGCGTCCTGGGCGTCCGCAGCGCTGGCGACCGAGGGCAACATCTATGTGCGGGGCGCCCAGCAGCGCTCGATGATGACCTTCCTGAACACCTTCCGCCGGGTGGGCGGCGCCTTCGAGATCGACGACGAGGGCATCCGCTTCTGGCATCCGGGCGGGTCGCTGAACGCCATCGCGCTCGAAACGGACGTCCACCCCGGCTTCCAGACGGACTGGCAGCAGCCGCTGGTCGTGGCGCTCACCCAGGCGTCTGGCCTGTCCATCGTGCACGAGACGGTGTACGAGTCACGGCTGGGCTTCACCTCGGCGCTCAACCAGATGGGGGCGCACATCCAGTTGTACCGCGAGTGCCTGGGCGGCTCCGACTGCCGCTTCGGCCAGCGGAACTTCCTCCACTCGGCGGTGGTCTCGGGGCCGACGAAGCTCCAGGGCGCCGATCTGGTCATTCCCGACCTGCGGGGCGGATTCTCGTATCTGATCGCCGCCCTCGCGGCCCAGGGGACGTCCAGGGTGCACGGCATCGACCTGATCAACCGTGGATACGAGAACTTCATGGCGAAGTTGATGGAACTCGGCGCCAAGGTCGAACTGCCGGGCAGGGGCCTGGCCTAG
- a CDS encoding YqgE/AlgH family protein, with amino-acid sequence MTEVSSLTGRLLVATPALADPNFDRAVVLLLDHDDEGSLGVVLNRPTPVGVGDILASWAGLAGEPGVVFQGGPVSLDSALGIAVIPGDEGPLGWRRVFGAIGLVDLEAPPELLGPALGSLRIFAGYAGWGPGQLESELGDGAWYVVESEPGDVSSPRPEGLWREVLRRQRSELAMFATYPDDPSLN; translated from the coding sequence ATGACCGAGGTGTCCTCGCTCACAGGCCGACTGCTCGTCGCCACCCCTGCCCTCGCGGATCCGAACTTCGACCGCGCCGTCGTTCTGCTGCTCGACCACGACGACGAGGGTTCCCTCGGCGTGGTCCTCAACCGTCCCACTCCGGTGGGCGTCGGTGACATCCTCGCGTCCTGGGCGGGGTTGGCCGGTGAGCCCGGGGTGGTCTTCCAGGGCGGCCCGGTCTCCTTGGACTCGGCGCTCGGCATCGCGGTCATTCCAGGGGACGAAGGCCCCCTCGGCTGGCGCCGGGTGTTCGGGGCGATCGGCCTGGTCGACCTAGAGGCGCCTCCCGAACTGCTCGGACCCGCCCTCGGTTCGCTGCGCATCTTCGCGGGGTACGCGGGATGGGGTCCGGGCCAGTTGGAGAGCGAACTCGGGGACGGCGCCTGGTACGTCGTCGAGTCGGAGCCAGGCGATGTCTCATCGCCGCGGCCGGAGGGCCTGTGGCGGGAGGTTCTGCGCAGACAGCGCAGCGAACTGGCCATGTTCGCCACGTACCCCGACGACCCCTCGCTCAACTGA
- a CDS encoding HU family DNA-binding protein has product MNRSELVAALADRAEVTRKDADAVLAALAETVGEVVAKGDEKVTIPGFLTFERTHRAARTARNPQTGDPIQIPAGYSVKVSAGSKLKEAAKGK; this is encoded by the coding sequence ATGAACCGCAGTGAGCTGGTGGCCGCGCTGGCCGACCGCGCCGAGGTGACCCGCAAGGACGCCGACGCCGTTCTGGCCGCCCTCGCCGAGACTGTCGGCGAGGTCGTCGCCAAGGGCGACGAGAAGGTCACCATCCCCGGCTTCCTGACCTTCGAGCGCACGCACCGTGCGGCTCGTACCGCGCGCAACCCGCAGACCGGCGACCCGATCCAGATCCCCGCCGGCTACAGCGTGAAGGTTTCGGCCGGCTCGAAGCTGAAGGAAGCGGCGAAGGGCAAGTAA
- a CDS encoding carbohydrate ABC transporter permease — translation MTHQATAPGPAAVDKTAPAPEGRSKKRRPTGRHGSRWTPWLYLAPAIVVLAGLLVYPIYQLGLISFLEYTQVQVSGGEPTTFKGLDNYRELFADNQFWQVLLATVVFAAACVIATLAVGCTMAVLLTRIRAIPRLALMLAALGAWATPAITGSTVWVFLFDPDYGPVNKVLGLGDFSWTYGRYSAFALVLFEVVWCSFPFVMVTVYAGIKAIPAEVLEAASLDGASQWRIWRSITAPMLRPILVVVTIQSIIWDFKVFTQIYVMTNGGGVAGQNLVLNVYAYQKAFASSQYSLGSAIGVVMLLILLAVTLVYLRLLRRQGEEL, via the coding sequence ATGACGCACCAAGCGACAGCCCCCGGGCCGGCCGCGGTCGACAAGACCGCGCCGGCCCCGGAGGGCCGCTCCAAGAAGCGCCGCCCCACGGGTCGGCACGGCAGCCGCTGGACGCCCTGGCTCTATCTGGCGCCCGCGATCGTCGTCCTCGCCGGACTGCTGGTCTACCCGATCTACCAGCTCGGCCTGATCTCCTTCCTCGAATACACCCAAGTCCAGGTCAGCGGTGGTGAACCCACCACCTTCAAGGGGCTCGACAACTACCGGGAACTGTTCGCCGACAACCAGTTCTGGCAGGTCCTCCTGGCCACGGTGGTCTTCGCAGCCGCCTGTGTGATCGCCACCCTCGCCGTCGGCTGCACCATGGCCGTCCTGCTCACCCGCATCCGGGCGATCCCCCGACTCGCGCTGATGCTGGCCGCCCTCGGCGCCTGGGCGACGCCCGCGATCACCGGTTCCACCGTGTGGGTCTTCCTCTTCGACCCCGACTACGGACCCGTCAACAAAGTCCTCGGACTCGGCGACTTCTCCTGGACCTACGGCCGCTACAGCGCCTTCGCCCTGGTCCTCTTCGAAGTCGTCTGGTGCTCGTTTCCCTTCGTGATGGTGACCGTGTACGCGGGCATCAAGGCCATCCCCGCCGAGGTCCTGGAAGCGGCCTCGCTGGACGGCGCGTCCCAGTGGCGCATCTGGCGCTCCATCACGGCACCCATGCTGCGTCCCATCCTGGTCGTGGTCACCATCCAGTCGATCATCTGGGACTTCAAGGTCTTCACCCAGATCTATGTGATGACCAACGGCGGAGGCGTCGCGGGCCAGAACCTCGTGCTCAACGTCTACGCGTACCAAAAGGCGTTCGCCTCGTCGCAGTACAGCCTCGGTTCGGCCATCGGCGTCGTCATGCTGCTGATCCTGCTGGCCGTCACCCTTGTCTATCTGCGCCTGCTGCGACGTCAGGGAGAAGAACTGTGA
- a CDS encoding NAD-dependent malic enzyme has translation MATAPSVSYSMTVRLEVPASGTAVSQLTTAVESSGGSVTGLDVTASGHEKLRIDVTIAASSTAHAEEIVEGLRGIEGVILGKVSDRTFLMHLGGKIEMASKHPIRNRDDLSMIYTPGVARVCMAIAENPEDARRLTIKRNSVAVVTDGSAVLGLGNIGPKAALPVMEGKAALFKRFAGIDAWPLCLDTQNTDEIVAIVKAIAPGFAGINLEDISAPRCFEIEARLREALDIPVFHDDQHGTAIVVLAALTNALRVVSKGIGDVRVVMSGAGAAGTAILKLLIAAGVKHAVVADIHGVVHAGREDLRDAAADSPLRWIADNTNPEGVTGTLKEAVAGADVFIGVSAPNLLGADDVAGMAKDSIVFALANPDPEVDPAIARQTAAVVATGRSDFPNQINNVLVFPGVFRGLLDAQSRTVNTEMMLAAATALAGVVTEDELNPNYIIPSVFNDKVAGAVAGAVRTAAKAAAATVTGPTSP, from the coding sequence ATGGCAACGGCGCCCAGCGTCTCGTATTCGATGACGGTCCGGCTGGAGGTGCCCGCGAGCGGAACCGCGGTCTCCCAGCTCACCACGGCTGTGGAGTCCTCCGGCGGGTCTGTGACCGGTCTGGACGTGACCGCGTCCGGCCATGAGAAGCTGCGGATCGACGTCACCATCGCCGCAAGCTCCACCGCGCACGCCGAAGAGATCGTCGAGGGTCTGCGCGGCATCGAGGGAGTCATCCTCGGCAAGGTCTCGGACCGTACGTTCCTGATGCACCTCGGCGGCAAGATCGAGATGGCGTCGAAGCACCCCATCCGCAACCGTGACGACCTGTCGATGATCTACACCCCCGGTGTGGCGCGGGTCTGCATGGCGATCGCCGAGAACCCCGAGGACGCCCGTCGCCTCACCATCAAGCGGAATTCCGTCGCCGTGGTCACCGACGGCTCCGCCGTCCTCGGCCTCGGCAACATCGGCCCCAAGGCCGCCCTGCCGGTCATGGAGGGCAAGGCCGCCCTGTTCAAGCGCTTCGCCGGCATCGATGCCTGGCCGCTCTGCCTGGACACCCAGAACACCGATGAGATCGTCGCGATCGTCAAGGCCATCGCCCCCGGTTTCGCCGGCATCAATCTGGAGGACATCTCCGCCCCCCGCTGCTTCGAGATCGAGGCACGGCTGCGCGAGGCCCTGGACATCCCCGTCTTCCACGACGACCAGCACGGCACCGCGATCGTCGTCCTCGCCGCGCTGACCAACGCCCTGCGGGTGGTCAGCAAGGGCATCGGTGATGTCCGGGTGGTCATGTCCGGGGCCGGCGCCGCCGGAACCGCCATCCTGAAGCTGCTGATCGCGGCCGGCGTCAAGCATGCCGTCGTCGCCGACATCCACGGCGTGGTGCACGCGGGCCGCGAGGACCTGCGCGACGCCGCGGCAGACTCCCCGCTGCGCTGGATCGCGGACAACACCAACCCGGAGGGCGTCACCGGCACCCTGAAGGAGGCCGTGGCCGGCGCGGACGTGTTCATCGGTGTCTCCGCGCCGAACCTGCTCGGAGCCGACGACGTCGCCGGCATGGCGAAGGACTCGATCGTCTTCGCCCTCGCCAACCCCGACCCCGAGGTCGACCCGGCAATCGCCCGGCAGACCGCGGCAGTTGTCGCCACGGGCCGTTCCGACTTCCCCAACCAGATCAACAACGTCCTGGTCTTCCCCGGCGTCTTCCGCGGACTGCTGGACGCCCAGTCGCGCACCGTCAACACGGAGATGATGCTCGCGGCGGCGACAGCGCTTGCCGGCGTGGTCACCGAGGACGAGCTGAACCCGAACTACATCATCCCGTCCGTCTTCAACGACAAGGTCGCTGGAGCGGTCGCCGGAGCCGTCCGCACCGCCGCGAAGGCCGCTGCCGCCACTGTGACGGGTCCCACGTCTCCTTGA
- a CDS encoding carbohydrate ABC transporter permease, with protein MSRLRIRRPWRLAAEVSALVIAVVVAFPLYWMVLSAFKPAGEIQSTDAKPWTLSPSLDSFRRVFEQQDFGRYFLNSLFVASVVVIASALIAFLAATAVTRFRFKFRTTLLIMFLVAQMVPIEALTIPLFFLMRDTGQLNTLWSLIIPHIAFSLPFAIWMLRGFVKAVPEALEEAAYIDGASRTRFLWQILFPLVFPGLVATSVFSFISTWNDFLFAKSFIISDTSQSTLPMALLVFFKPDENDWGGIMAGSTVMTVPVLIFFIFVQRRLVSGLGGAVKD; from the coding sequence ATGAGCCGACTGCGCATACGCCGCCCCTGGCGCCTCGCCGCCGAGGTGTCCGCGCTCGTCATCGCCGTCGTGGTGGCCTTCCCGCTGTACTGGATGGTCCTCTCCGCCTTCAAGCCGGCGGGGGAGATCCAGTCCACCGACGCCAAGCCCTGGACACTGTCGCCCTCGCTCGACAGTTTCCGACGGGTCTTCGAGCAGCAGGACTTCGGCCGGTACTTCCTCAACAGCCTCTTCGTGGCGAGCGTGGTGGTCATCGCCTCCGCGCTGATCGCGTTCCTCGCCGCGACGGCGGTCACCCGATTCCGCTTCAAGTTCCGCACGACCCTGCTCATCATGTTCCTGGTGGCGCAGATGGTTCCGATCGAAGCGCTGACGATTCCGCTGTTCTTCCTCATGCGGGACACCGGTCAGCTCAATACGCTCTGGTCGCTGATCATTCCGCACATCGCCTTCTCGTTGCCCTTCGCGATCTGGATGCTGAGGGGATTCGTCAAGGCGGTTCCGGAGGCGCTGGAGGAAGCGGCCTACATCGACGGCGCCAGCCGCACCCGATTCCTGTGGCAGATCCTCTTTCCGCTGGTCTTCCCGGGCCTGGTGGCGACCAGCGTCTTCTCGTTCATCTCCACCTGGAACGACTTCCTGTTCGCCAAATCGTTCATCATCAGCGATACCTCGCAGTCCACATTGCCGATGGCGCTGCTGGTCTTCTTCAAACCCGACGAGAACGACTGGGGAGGCATCATGGCCGGCTCCACCGTCATGACGGTTCCCGTACTGATCTTCTTCATATTCGTCCAGCGACGCCTCGTCTCCGGACTCGGCGGCGCCGTCAAGGACTGA
- a CDS encoding anti-sigma factor family protein, with protein sequence MTTPEPESVHDAVGAYVLGVLDDADASAFEMHLAGCDICATHLEEFAGMEPMLAMLAEVPSVPFQASGPNVVNLPGPRSAGWSEPFPPPSPGGYQQPSNGFQQPPPAYRSTSAGHEQAKPIPVVPVPPGPKVLNGLLDEVATKRAAKRRRGMYMIAAAAALIITGPTVAVLATADDPQHGPKVEAHPTSPAEDAFFNHMEEKIEATDMTTSVTATVGLEKKGWGTHTVLELKNVKGPQKCSLVAISKTGEEEVVTSWAVPKWGYGIVDSPHKAAKNPLYVHGGAAMERNEIDRFEVRTFDNKKLVEIDA encoded by the coding sequence ATGACCACGCCTGAGCCGGAATCCGTGCACGACGCCGTCGGCGCATATGTGCTCGGCGTACTCGACGACGCGGATGCTTCGGCGTTCGAGATGCACCTCGCGGGGTGCGATATCTGCGCGACCCACCTCGAAGAGTTCGCGGGCATGGAACCGATGCTCGCGATGCTCGCCGAGGTCCCTTCAGTGCCGTTCCAGGCGTCCGGGCCCAATGTGGTGAATCTGCCGGGGCCTCGATCCGCCGGATGGAGCGAGCCGTTCCCGCCGCCTTCGCCCGGTGGCTACCAGCAGCCCTCCAACGGGTTCCAGCAGCCTCCTCCTGCGTACCGGTCGACCTCGGCCGGGCACGAGCAGGCCAAGCCCATCCCGGTGGTGCCCGTCCCGCCCGGCCCCAAGGTGCTGAACGGCCTCCTCGACGAGGTCGCGACCAAGCGGGCCGCCAAACGCCGGCGCGGGATGTACATGATCGCCGCTGCCGCCGCCCTGATCATCACGGGACCCACGGTCGCCGTGCTGGCCACCGCGGACGACCCCCAGCACGGTCCCAAGGTCGAGGCCCATCCCACGTCCCCCGCCGAGGACGCCTTCTTCAACCACATGGAGGAGAAGATCGAGGCGACGGACATGACGACGAGCGTCACCGCCACCGTCGGGCTGGAGAAGAAGGGCTGGGGCACCCACACGGTCTTGGAACTCAAGAACGTCAAGGGGCCGCAGAAGTGCTCGCTGGTCGCCATCTCGAAGACCGGCGAGGAGGAGGTCGTGACCTCCTGGGCGGTTCCGAAGTGGGGATACGGCATTGTCGACAGTCCGCACAAGGCCGCGAAGAATCCGCTCTATGTGCACGGCGGAGCCGCCATGGAGCGCAATGAGATCGACCGTTTCGAGGTCCGTACCTTCGACAACAAGAAATTGGTAGAAATCGACGCCTGA
- a CDS encoding extracellular solute-binding protein: protein MKLSSRFAAPVAALVLAGLTATACAPQTSDNSAKKDEKKGTLRVWLFQEVNNDPKKKVVDEAVAAFTAKNKGSKVEVEYIPVETRAQRIKAAFNDPKSAPDLIEYGNTDTAGYVKDGGLADISKEFGAWDEAKDTDPTATQSVTVDDKVYGAPLFVGVRALYYRTDVFKELGIQPPKTQDELISTAKQIRKAKPELYGIAVGGAYTYGAMPFLWSHGGELATGDAGSYKSAINSAESQKGIKAYTSLFSNDNCPAAKCATMGGNATVTAFASGKAAMAIGGDFSHQAVEDGVVKGKYAVVPLPGLKAGEIAPAFAGGNNLGVLKSSSHRTLAVDLMKGIAGKDSQRKLFDAMGFLPTYTDVRTEVAQKEPFVEPFVKTLGAGAKFVPASAGWGQIDASLVLPTMFQEIVSGKKDVATASGEAAKKMDAAFSSAG, encoded by the coding sequence ATGAAACTCAGCTCCCGCTTCGCCGCCCCTGTCGCGGCGCTCGTGCTGGCCGGCCTCACGGCCACCGCCTGTGCACCCCAGACCTCCGACAACAGCGCCAAGAAGGACGAGAAGAAGGGCACCCTGCGCGTCTGGCTCTTCCAGGAGGTCAACAACGACCCCAAGAAGAAGGTCGTCGACGAGGCCGTGGCCGCCTTCACCGCCAAGAACAAGGGCTCCAAGGTCGAGGTCGAGTACATCCCCGTCGAGACCAGGGCCCAGCGCATCAAGGCGGCGTTCAACGACCCCAAGAGCGCACCCGACCTCATCGAGTACGGCAACACGGACACCGCCGGCTATGTGAAGGACGGCGGGCTCGCCGACATCAGCAAGGAGTTCGGGGCCTGGGACGAGGCCAAGGACACCGACCCGACCGCCACCCAGTCGGTCACCGTCGACGACAAGGTCTACGGCGCACCCCTCTTCGTCGGCGTGCGCGCGCTCTACTACCGCACCGACGTCTTCAAGGAGCTGGGCATCCAGCCGCCCAAGACCCAGGACGAGCTGATCTCCACCGCCAAGCAGATCCGCAAGGCGAAGCCCGAGCTGTACGGCATAGCCGTCGGCGGTGCCTACACCTACGGCGCCATGCCGTTCCTGTGGTCCCACGGTGGGGAGTTGGCCACCGGCGACGCCGGGTCCTACAAGTCGGCCATCAACAGCGCCGAGTCCCAGAAGGGCATCAAGGCGTACACCTCGCTCTTCAGCAACGACAACTGCCCGGCCGCCAAGTGCGCCACCATGGGCGGCAATGCGACCGTCACCGCCTTCGCCTCCGGCAAGGCGGCCATGGCCATCGGCGGTGACTTCAGCCACCAGGCGGTCGAGGACGGCGTGGTCAAGGGCAAGTACGCGGTGGTTCCGCTGCCCGGGCTGAAGGCGGGCGAGATCGCCCCGGCCTTCGCCGGCGGCAACAACCTGGGTGTCCTCAAGAGCAGCAGCCACCGCACGCTCGCGGTCGACCTGATGAAGGGCATCGCCGGCAAGGACAGCCAGCGCAAGCTCTTCGACGCCATGGGCTTCCTGCCGACCTACACCGACGTGCGTACCGAGGTGGCCCAGAAGGAGCCGTTCGTCGAGCCCTTCGTCAAGACGCTGGGTGCGGGCGCCAAGTTCGTCCCCGCCTCCGCGGGCTGGGGCCAGATCGACGCCTCCCTCGTCCTGCCGACGATGTTCCAGGAGATCGTCAGCGGCAAGAAGGACGTGGCCACCGCCTCGGGTGAAGCGGCCAAGAAGATGGACGCCGCCTTCTCGTCCGCAGGCTGA
- a CDS encoding HelD family protein, with translation MRDAAKLGQVGTPGALAERDAQVFRAGVHLNRLNNEFEDFLFGRIDLLLGKDGKKGPDGAYTSIEPADDAIGPQNTAKIAETLHIGRIGVLEADYTPLVIDWRAPAAAPFYRSTPVDPGRVVRRRVIRSKGRRVLGVEDDLMRPELTATLDDAPLAVVGDGALMAALGQARSHTMRDIVASIQAEQDLVIRAPAASVTHVEGGPGTGKTAVALHRAAYLLYQDRRRYSGGILIVSPTPLLVAYTEGVLPSLGEEGQVAIRALGHLVDGAEATAYDPPETARIKGSARMLAVLRKVARGALERSGPTVSVRNGQLALDESADAGTPDRLRVVAFGRRIELEAEELHRIRHSVLSGTAPVNLLRPRARRLLLDALWAKSGASGRHTDPELAAELRSSFDEDITSEDAFIAFLGAWWPELTPRGVLAAMADERRLGRWARRIFTPGEVRRLARSLRRAGTDGKGPLSVHDVAILDELHTLLGTPHRPRKKRELDPLDQLTGLEELMPQREETQRERAERLAAERTEYAHVIVDEAQDLTPMQWRMVGRRGRHATWTVVGDPAQSSWPDPEEAVAAREEALGSRPRRRFQLTVNYRNPAEIAELAAKVLARAMPGMESPTAVRSTGVVPRFTAVGDDDLGSVVRKETERLLDRVDGTVGVVVAMNRREEAARWLEGLGERAVALGSLEAKGLEYDATVVVSPAEIAGNTAAGLRVLYVCLTRATQELTVVSGRRDAPDGEGVPELLRD, from the coding sequence ATGCGTGACGCCGCAAAACTGGGCCAGGTCGGAACCCCCGGCGCCCTCGCCGAACGCGACGCGCAGGTATTTCGCGCCGGAGTCCATCTCAATCGGCTCAACAACGAGTTCGAGGACTTTCTTTTCGGCCGAATCGACCTCCTCCTCGGCAAGGACGGCAAGAAGGGTCCCGATGGTGCCTACACCTCCATCGAGCCCGCCGACGACGCCATCGGACCCCAGAACACCGCAAAGATCGCCGAGACCCTCCACATCGGTCGCATCGGCGTCCTCGAAGCCGACTACACACCGCTGGTGATCGACTGGCGAGCCCCGGCCGCCGCGCCCTTCTACCGCTCCACCCCAGTCGACCCGGGTCGCGTGGTGCGCAGACGGGTCATCCGGTCCAAGGGACGCCGGGTCCTCGGAGTCGAGGACGACCTGATGCGCCCCGAACTGACGGCCACCCTCGACGACGCGCCCCTGGCCGTGGTCGGCGACGGGGCGCTGATGGCCGCGCTCGGCCAGGCCCGCAGCCACACCATGCGCGACATCGTCGCCTCCATCCAGGCCGAACAGGACCTGGTGATCAGGGCCCCCGCCGCCTCCGTCACCCATGTGGAGGGCGGCCCCGGCACCGGAAAGACCGCAGTGGCCCTGCACCGGGCCGCCTACCTCCTCTACCAGGACCGCAGGAGGTACTCGGGCGGCATCCTGATCGTGTCCCCGACCCCGCTGCTCGTCGCCTACACCGAAGGCGTGCTGCCGTCACTGGGCGAGGAGGGACAGGTCGCGATCCGAGCGCTCGGCCATCTCGTCGACGGTGCCGAGGCCACCGCCTACGACCCGCCCGAGACCGCCCGGATCAAGGGCTCGGCCCGGATGCTCGCGGTGCTCCGCAAGGTCGCCCGCGGGGCGCTGGAGCGATCGGGCCCCACCGTGTCCGTACGCAACGGACAACTCGCCCTCGACGAGTCAGCCGACGCCGGCACCCCCGACCGGCTGCGCGTGGTCGCCTTCGGCCGCCGCATCGAGCTGGAGGCCGAGGAACTGCATCGCATCCGACACTCCGTCCTCAGCGGCACGGCACCGGTCAACCTGCTCCGCCCCCGGGCCCGGCGGCTGCTCCTGGACGCGCTGTGGGCGAAGTCGGGCGCCTCCGGTCGGCACACCGATCCGGAGCTCGCCGCCGAACTGCGCTCCTCCTTCGACGAGGACATCACCAGCGAGGACGCCTTCATCGCCTTCCTGGGCGCCTGGTGGCCAGAGCTCACCCCGCGTGGGGTACTGGCGGCCATGGCGGACGAACGACGGCTCGGACGCTGGGCCCGGCGCATCTTCACCCCCGGCGAGGTGCGCCGCCTCGCCCGTTCGCTACGGCGCGCCGGTACGGATGGCAAGGGACCGCTATCCGTCCATGACGTGGCGATCCTCGATGAACTCCACACGCTGCTCGGCACGCCGCACCGCCCCCGCAAGAAGCGGGAGCTCGACCCGTTGGACCAGCTCACCGGTCTGGAGGAACTAATGCCACAGCGGGAGGAGACCCAGCGGGAGCGCGCCGAACGGCTGGCCGCGGAGCGGACCGAGTACGCCCACGTCATCGTCGACGAGGCACAGGACCTCACCCCCATGCAGTGGCGGATGGTCGGGCGGCGCGGACGCCACGCGACCTGGACCGTGGTCGGCGACCCTGCCCAGTCCTCCTGGCCCGACCCCGAAGAGGCGGTCGCGGCGCGTGAGGAGGCGCTCGGCAGCAGGCCGCGCCGCCGCTTCCAACTGACGGTGAACTACCGCAACCCCGCCGAGATCGCCGAGTTGGCCGCCAAGGTGCTGGCGCGTGCCATGCCCGGGATGGAGTCGCCGACCGCGGTCCGCTCCACCGGTGTCGTACCGCGCTTCACCGCCGTGGGCGACGACGACCTCGGTTCCGTCGTGCGCAAGGAGACCGAGCGGCTGCTCGACCGGGTGGACGGCACGGTCGGTGTGGTGGTCGCCATGAACCGCCGCGAAGAGGCCGCGCGCTGGCTGGAGGGGCTGGGGGAGCGGGCGGTGGCCCTCGGCTCGCTGGAGGCGAAGGGATTGGAGTACGACGCGACGGTGGTGGTCTCCCCGGCCGAGATCGCGGGGAACACCGCGGCCGGTCTCAGGGTGCTGTACGTCTGTCTCACCCGGGCGACGCAGGAGCTGACCGTGGTGTCGGGGCGGCGCGACGCTCCCGACGGCGAGGGCGTGCCGGAGCTGCTGCGGGACTGA